From a region of the Mercurialis annua linkage group LG1-X, ddMerAnnu1.2, whole genome shotgun sequence genome:
- the LOC126679932 gene encoding peptidyl-prolyl cis-trans isomerase CYP95 isoform X3 gives MGKELVKKKSPLVFMDVSIDGDPFERMVFELFSDVAPKTAENFRALCTGEKGIGPKTGRPLHYKGSFFHSIIKGSMAQGGDFIKRDGTSGESIYDGKFPDETPRLKHHGPGLLSMSIADRDTLGSHFIVTFKANHQLDRKHVVFGKLVQGDEVLKKIENAGDEEGRPLVTVKIINCGEFVEGIENKKIQKLKMGKDNLSDSNSHEARKKGKQKKSSRDRKKKRRRHYSSESESSSDSETESDSDSDSDLYTSSSSDLSSSSDEKRKKRKRSSKKDKHRRGKRRDKRRDKRRKRRDKRSKRRTKRGSESYTDTESENESSSGDDALDAPDKDRRRKDPSLKSAKNQSTIVLEEESASLPYKTAEKPDMLEREEGESPKENGVRRSNGIQADLSDRSEDRQPDVVDDHPSKSRSRSISPKRTLSKSMSISPKRSLSKSPSVSPRRSMSRSRGASRSPPQVSRRSFSRSPARNGGRRTPARSVSRSPDRNTRDISKSPVRSRSRRTPSRSPVRSHSRRTSSRSPVRQRSKSRSPPRTSSRKSVSRSPVRSARRGISRSPVRSSRRTASPSPVRTVRRSISRSPVRSRRSISRSPVRSRRSISRSPIRSRRSISRSSGRLPLKRSASRSPVRASSKHNRRSYSRSPSPVRRPRSPPDRRSLSKSVSPDGSPKRIRRGRGFSDRYSYARRYRTPSPDRSPVRSYRYGRGDRDRYSSYRRYSPRRYRSPPRGRTPPRGRRSRTRSASVSRSPRYRSRRYSPNRSPVPSRSPVDAPRSRGSPRGNRRRSPSRSRSPSVSKSSLDSQSPKRISRDRSKSSSGSPALKRRLVSYEDGSP, from the exons ATGGGGAAAGAATTAGTGAAGAAGAAGAGTCCATTGGTTTTCATGGACGTGTCTATTGATGGTGACCCTTTTGAAAGGATGGTGTTTGAG CTTTTCTCTGATGTTGCTCCCAAGACTGCAGAAAATTTCCGTGCACTTTGTACAG GGGAGAAGGGAATTGGCCCTAAAACTGGAAGACCATTGCACTACAAGGGTTCCTTTTTCCACAGCATCATTAAAGGTTCCATGGCTCAG GGTGGTGACTTTATTAAACGGGATG GGACCAGTGGAGAGAGCATATACGATGGGAAGTTTCCTG ATGAGACACCAAGGCTTAAGCATCATGGTCCTGGTCTTCTGTCAATGTCAATTGCTGATCGCGACACTTTAGGATCTCattttattgttacttttaagGCTAATCATCAACTTGATAG GAAGCATGTAGTCTTTGGGAAGCTTGTGCAAGGTGATGAGGTACtgaagaaaattgaaaatgCAGGTGATGAAGAAGGGAGACCATTGGTGACggtgaaaataataaattgtgGTGAATTTGTGGAGG GTATAGAAAACAAGAAAATTCAAAAACTGAAAATGGGAAAGGATAATTTGTCAGATTCTAACAGTCATGAAGCTCGGAAGAAAGGGAagcaaaaaaaatcatcaagagacagaaagaagaagagaagacgACATTATTCATCTGAGTCAGAGAGCTCATCTGATTCTGAAACAGAATCAGACTCTGACAGTGATTCTGACTTGTATACATCATCCTCCTCTGATCTTAGTTCATCAAGCGATGAAAAGCGTAAGAAGAGAAAGAGATCTTCTAAGAAAGACAAGCATAGACGTGGAAAAAGAAGAGACAAACGCCGTGATAAAAGGCGAAAGAGACGTGATAAGCGATCTAAGCGTAGAACAAAAAG AGGGTCTGAAAGTTATACTGATACGGAGAGTGAAAATGAAAGTAGCTCTGGTGATGACGCTCTTGATGCTCCTGATAAAGATCGAAGGCGTAAAGACCCTTCCCTGAAATCAG CGAAGAATCAGTCTACTATAGTTTTGGAGGAAGAATCTGCTTCCCTTCCCTATAAAACAGCAGAAAAACCAGATATGCTCGAAAGGGAAGAGGGTGAATCACCAAAGGAGAATGGAGTGCGCAGGAGCAATGGCATTCAGGCGGATTTATCTGACAGAAGtgaagatagacaacctgaTGTGGTAGATGATCACCCAAGCAAATCTAG GAGCCGAAGCATTAGTCCCAAGAGGACCTTGAGTAAGAGTATGAGTATTAGTCCCAAGAGGAGTCTCAGCAAGAGCCCAAGTGTTAGTCCAAGGAGAAGCATGAGCAGGAGTCGTGGTGCTAGCAGAAGCCCCCCTCAAGTTTCTCGAAGGAGTTTCAGCAGAAGTCCTGCTAGAAATGGTGGCAGGCGGACTCCAGCTAGAAGCGTCAGTAGAAGCCCAGACAGAAATACTAGAGATATTAGCAAGAGCCCTGTGAGATCGCGTTCCAGAAGGACCCCAAGCAGGAGCCCTGTAAGATCTCATTCCCGAAGAACCTCAAGCAGGAGCCCTGTACGTCAACGAAGCAAGAGCAGGAGCCCACCTAGGACATCATCTCGAAAGTCTGTTAGCAGAAGCCCAGTTAGATCTGCTAGGAGAGGAATAAGTAGAAGCCCTGTTAGATCTTCTCGGAGAACTGCTAGCCCAAGCCCTGTTAGAACTGTTCGGAGAAGCATTAGCAGAAGCCCTGTTAGATCTCGGAGAAGCATCAGCAGAAGCCCTGTTAGATCTCGGAGAAGCATCAGCAGAAGCCCAATTAGATCTCGGAGAAGCATCAGCAGAAGCTCGGGTAGGCTTCCTTTAAAAAGAAGTGCTAGTAGAAGTCCAGTTAGGGCTTCAAGTAAGCATAATCGCCGCAGCTATTCAAGGAGCCCTAGTCCTGTACGCAGGCCAAGATCTCCTCCTGATCGCAGAAGTTTGTCAAAAAGTGTTTCCCCTGATGGGTCTCCCAAACGTATTAGAAGAGGGCGAGGTTTCAGTGACCGTTACTCTTATGCTCGGCGATATAGAACACCTTCTCCAGATCGTTCTCCTGTTAGATCATACCGTTATGGTAGAGGTGACCGAGACAG ATATTCAAGTTACAGGAGGTATTCGCCGAGGCGTTACAGAAGTCCACCAAGAGGAAGAACTCCTCCCAG GGGGAGGAGAAGCAGAACAAGGAGTGCATCTGTATCACGAAGCCCTCGCTATCGTAGCCGTCGATACAGTCCCAATCGCAGCCCAGTTCCCAGCCGTTCCCCAGTTGACGCACCTAGGTCTCGCGGCTCTCCACGAGGTAATAGGCGAAGGTCTCCTTCTCGAAGCCGGAGCCCATCAGTGTCAAAGTCCTCATTGGACTCTCAGTCTCCCAAAAGGATTAGCAGAGACAGGTCAAAGTCATCATCAGGAAGTCCTGCTTTGAAGAGGCGCTTGGTGTCATATGAAGATGGTTCCCCTTGA
- the LOC126679932 gene encoding peptidyl-prolyl cis-trans isomerase CYP95 isoform X2 encodes MGKELVKKKSPLVFMDVSIDGDPFERMVFELFSDVAPKTAENFRALCTGEKGIGPKTGRPLHYKGSFFHSIIKGSMAQGGDFIKRDGTSGESIYDGKFPDETPRLKHHGPGLLSMSIADRDTLGSHFIVTFKANHQLDRKHVVFGKLVQGDEVLKKIENAGDEEGRPLVTVKIINCGEFVEENKKIQKLKMGKDNLSDSNSHEARKKGKQKKSSRDRKKKRRRHYSSESESSSDSETESDSDSDSDLYTSSSSDLSSSSDEKRKKRKRSSKKDKHRRGKRRDKRRDKRRKRRDKRSKRRTKRGSESYTDTESENESSSGDDALDAPDKDRRRKDPSLKSAKNQSTIVLEEESASLPYKTAEKPDMLEREEGESPKENGVRRSNGIQADLSDRSEDRQPDVVDDHPSKSRSRSISPKRTLSKSMSISPKRSLSKSPSVSPRRSMSRSRGASRSPPQVSRRSFSRSPARNGGRRTPARSVSRSPDRNTRDISKSPVRSRSRRTPSRSPVRSHSRRTSSRSPVRQRSKSRSPPRTSSRKSVSRSPVRSARRGISRSPVRSSRRTASPSPVRTVRRSISRSPVRSRRSISRSPVRSRRSISRSPIRSRRSISRSSGRLPLKRSASRSPVRASSKHNRRSYSRSPSPVRRPRSPPDRRSLSKSVSPDGSPKRIRRGRGFSDRYSYARRYRTPSPDRSPVRSYRYGRGDRDRYSSYRRYSPRRYRSPPRGRTPPRYRGRRSRTRSASVSRSPRYRSRRYSPNRSPVPSRSPVDAPRSRGSPRGNRRRSPSRSRSPSVSKSSLDSQSPKRISRDRSKSSSGSPALKRRLVSYEDGSP; translated from the exons ATGGGGAAAGAATTAGTGAAGAAGAAGAGTCCATTGGTTTTCATGGACGTGTCTATTGATGGTGACCCTTTTGAAAGGATGGTGTTTGAG CTTTTCTCTGATGTTGCTCCCAAGACTGCAGAAAATTTCCGTGCACTTTGTACAG GGGAGAAGGGAATTGGCCCTAAAACTGGAAGACCATTGCACTACAAGGGTTCCTTTTTCCACAGCATCATTAAAGGTTCCATGGCTCAG GGTGGTGACTTTATTAAACGGGATG GGACCAGTGGAGAGAGCATATACGATGGGAAGTTTCCTG ATGAGACACCAAGGCTTAAGCATCATGGTCCTGGTCTTCTGTCAATGTCAATTGCTGATCGCGACACTTTAGGATCTCattttattgttacttttaagGCTAATCATCAACTTGATAG GAAGCATGTAGTCTTTGGGAAGCTTGTGCAAGGTGATGAGGTACtgaagaaaattgaaaatgCAGGTGATGAAGAAGGGAGACCATTGGTGACggtgaaaataataaattgtgGTGAATTTGTGGAGG AAAACAAGAAAATTCAAAAACTGAAAATGGGAAAGGATAATTTGTCAGATTCTAACAGTCATGAAGCTCGGAAGAAAGGGAagcaaaaaaaatcatcaagagacagaaagaagaagagaagacgACATTATTCATCTGAGTCAGAGAGCTCATCTGATTCTGAAACAGAATCAGACTCTGACAGTGATTCTGACTTGTATACATCATCCTCCTCTGATCTTAGTTCATCAAGCGATGAAAAGCGTAAGAAGAGAAAGAGATCTTCTAAGAAAGACAAGCATAGACGTGGAAAAAGAAGAGACAAACGCCGTGATAAAAGGCGAAAGAGACGTGATAAGCGATCTAAGCGTAGAACAAAAAG AGGGTCTGAAAGTTATACTGATACGGAGAGTGAAAATGAAAGTAGCTCTGGTGATGACGCTCTTGATGCTCCTGATAAAGATCGAAGGCGTAAAGACCCTTCCCTGAAATCAG CGAAGAATCAGTCTACTATAGTTTTGGAGGAAGAATCTGCTTCCCTTCCCTATAAAACAGCAGAAAAACCAGATATGCTCGAAAGGGAAGAGGGTGAATCACCAAAGGAGAATGGAGTGCGCAGGAGCAATGGCATTCAGGCGGATTTATCTGACAGAAGtgaagatagacaacctgaTGTGGTAGATGATCACCCAAGCAAATCTAG GAGCCGAAGCATTAGTCCCAAGAGGACCTTGAGTAAGAGTATGAGTATTAGTCCCAAGAGGAGTCTCAGCAAGAGCCCAAGTGTTAGTCCAAGGAGAAGCATGAGCAGGAGTCGTGGTGCTAGCAGAAGCCCCCCTCAAGTTTCTCGAAGGAGTTTCAGCAGAAGTCCTGCTAGAAATGGTGGCAGGCGGACTCCAGCTAGAAGCGTCAGTAGAAGCCCAGACAGAAATACTAGAGATATTAGCAAGAGCCCTGTGAGATCGCGTTCCAGAAGGACCCCAAGCAGGAGCCCTGTAAGATCTCATTCCCGAAGAACCTCAAGCAGGAGCCCTGTACGTCAACGAAGCAAGAGCAGGAGCCCACCTAGGACATCATCTCGAAAGTCTGTTAGCAGAAGCCCAGTTAGATCTGCTAGGAGAGGAATAAGTAGAAGCCCTGTTAGATCTTCTCGGAGAACTGCTAGCCCAAGCCCTGTTAGAACTGTTCGGAGAAGCATTAGCAGAAGCCCTGTTAGATCTCGGAGAAGCATCAGCAGAAGCCCTGTTAGATCTCGGAGAAGCATCAGCAGAAGCCCAATTAGATCTCGGAGAAGCATCAGCAGAAGCTCGGGTAGGCTTCCTTTAAAAAGAAGTGCTAGTAGAAGTCCAGTTAGGGCTTCAAGTAAGCATAATCGCCGCAGCTATTCAAGGAGCCCTAGTCCTGTACGCAGGCCAAGATCTCCTCCTGATCGCAGAAGTTTGTCAAAAAGTGTTTCCCCTGATGGGTCTCCCAAACGTATTAGAAGAGGGCGAGGTTTCAGTGACCGTTACTCTTATGCTCGGCGATATAGAACACCTTCTCCAGATCGTTCTCCTGTTAGATCATACCGTTATGGTAGAGGTGACCGAGACAG ATATTCAAGTTACAGGAGGTATTCGCCGAGGCGTTACAGAAGTCCACCAAGAGGAAGAACTCCTCCCAG ATATAGGGGGAGGAGAAGCAGAACAAGGAGTGCATCTGTATCACGAAGCCCTCGCTATCGTAGCCGTCGATACAGTCCCAATCGCAGCCCAGTTCCCAGCCGTTCCCCAGTTGACGCACCTAGGTCTCGCGGCTCTCCACGAGGTAATAGGCGAAGGTCTCCTTCTCGAAGCCGGAGCCCATCAGTGTCAAAGTCCTCATTGGACTCTCAGTCTCCCAAAAGGATTAGCAGAGACAGGTCAAAGTCATCATCAGGAAGTCCTGCTTTGAAGAGGCGCTTGGTGTCATATGAAGATGGTTCCCCTTGA
- the LOC126679932 gene encoding peptidyl-prolyl cis-trans isomerase CYP95 isoform X1: protein MGKELVKKKSPLVFMDVSIDGDPFERMVFELFSDVAPKTAENFRALCTGEKGIGPKTGRPLHYKGSFFHSIIKGSMAQGGDFIKRDGTSGESIYDGKFPDETPRLKHHGPGLLSMSIADRDTLGSHFIVTFKANHQLDRKHVVFGKLVQGDEVLKKIENAGDEEGRPLVTVKIINCGEFVEGIENKKIQKLKMGKDNLSDSNSHEARKKGKQKKSSRDRKKKRRRHYSSESESSSDSETESDSDSDSDLYTSSSSDLSSSSDEKRKKRKRSSKKDKHRRGKRRDKRRDKRRKRRDKRSKRRTKRGSESYTDTESENESSSGDDALDAPDKDRRRKDPSLKSAKNQSTIVLEEESASLPYKTAEKPDMLEREEGESPKENGVRRSNGIQADLSDRSEDRQPDVVDDHPSKSRSRSISPKRTLSKSMSISPKRSLSKSPSVSPRRSMSRSRGASRSPPQVSRRSFSRSPARNGGRRTPARSVSRSPDRNTRDISKSPVRSRSRRTPSRSPVRSHSRRTSSRSPVRQRSKSRSPPRTSSRKSVSRSPVRSARRGISRSPVRSSRRTASPSPVRTVRRSISRSPVRSRRSISRSPVRSRRSISRSPIRSRRSISRSSGRLPLKRSASRSPVRASSKHNRRSYSRSPSPVRRPRSPPDRRSLSKSVSPDGSPKRIRRGRGFSDRYSYARRYRTPSPDRSPVRSYRYGRGDRDRYSSYRRYSPRRYRSPPRGRTPPRYRGRRSRTRSASVSRSPRYRSRRYSPNRSPVPSRSPVDAPRSRGSPRGNRRRSPSRSRSPSVSKSSLDSQSPKRISRDRSKSSSGSPALKRRLVSYEDGSP from the exons ATGGGGAAAGAATTAGTGAAGAAGAAGAGTCCATTGGTTTTCATGGACGTGTCTATTGATGGTGACCCTTTTGAAAGGATGGTGTTTGAG CTTTTCTCTGATGTTGCTCCCAAGACTGCAGAAAATTTCCGTGCACTTTGTACAG GGGAGAAGGGAATTGGCCCTAAAACTGGAAGACCATTGCACTACAAGGGTTCCTTTTTCCACAGCATCATTAAAGGTTCCATGGCTCAG GGTGGTGACTTTATTAAACGGGATG GGACCAGTGGAGAGAGCATATACGATGGGAAGTTTCCTG ATGAGACACCAAGGCTTAAGCATCATGGTCCTGGTCTTCTGTCAATGTCAATTGCTGATCGCGACACTTTAGGATCTCattttattgttacttttaagGCTAATCATCAACTTGATAG GAAGCATGTAGTCTTTGGGAAGCTTGTGCAAGGTGATGAGGTACtgaagaaaattgaaaatgCAGGTGATGAAGAAGGGAGACCATTGGTGACggtgaaaataataaattgtgGTGAATTTGTGGAGG GTATAGAAAACAAGAAAATTCAAAAACTGAAAATGGGAAAGGATAATTTGTCAGATTCTAACAGTCATGAAGCTCGGAAGAAAGGGAagcaaaaaaaatcatcaagagacagaaagaagaagagaagacgACATTATTCATCTGAGTCAGAGAGCTCATCTGATTCTGAAACAGAATCAGACTCTGACAGTGATTCTGACTTGTATACATCATCCTCCTCTGATCTTAGTTCATCAAGCGATGAAAAGCGTAAGAAGAGAAAGAGATCTTCTAAGAAAGACAAGCATAGACGTGGAAAAAGAAGAGACAAACGCCGTGATAAAAGGCGAAAGAGACGTGATAAGCGATCTAAGCGTAGAACAAAAAG AGGGTCTGAAAGTTATACTGATACGGAGAGTGAAAATGAAAGTAGCTCTGGTGATGACGCTCTTGATGCTCCTGATAAAGATCGAAGGCGTAAAGACCCTTCCCTGAAATCAG CGAAGAATCAGTCTACTATAGTTTTGGAGGAAGAATCTGCTTCCCTTCCCTATAAAACAGCAGAAAAACCAGATATGCTCGAAAGGGAAGAGGGTGAATCACCAAAGGAGAATGGAGTGCGCAGGAGCAATGGCATTCAGGCGGATTTATCTGACAGAAGtgaagatagacaacctgaTGTGGTAGATGATCACCCAAGCAAATCTAG GAGCCGAAGCATTAGTCCCAAGAGGACCTTGAGTAAGAGTATGAGTATTAGTCCCAAGAGGAGTCTCAGCAAGAGCCCAAGTGTTAGTCCAAGGAGAAGCATGAGCAGGAGTCGTGGTGCTAGCAGAAGCCCCCCTCAAGTTTCTCGAAGGAGTTTCAGCAGAAGTCCTGCTAGAAATGGTGGCAGGCGGACTCCAGCTAGAAGCGTCAGTAGAAGCCCAGACAGAAATACTAGAGATATTAGCAAGAGCCCTGTGAGATCGCGTTCCAGAAGGACCCCAAGCAGGAGCCCTGTAAGATCTCATTCCCGAAGAACCTCAAGCAGGAGCCCTGTACGTCAACGAAGCAAGAGCAGGAGCCCACCTAGGACATCATCTCGAAAGTCTGTTAGCAGAAGCCCAGTTAGATCTGCTAGGAGAGGAATAAGTAGAAGCCCTGTTAGATCTTCTCGGAGAACTGCTAGCCCAAGCCCTGTTAGAACTGTTCGGAGAAGCATTAGCAGAAGCCCTGTTAGATCTCGGAGAAGCATCAGCAGAAGCCCTGTTAGATCTCGGAGAAGCATCAGCAGAAGCCCAATTAGATCTCGGAGAAGCATCAGCAGAAGCTCGGGTAGGCTTCCTTTAAAAAGAAGTGCTAGTAGAAGTCCAGTTAGGGCTTCAAGTAAGCATAATCGCCGCAGCTATTCAAGGAGCCCTAGTCCTGTACGCAGGCCAAGATCTCCTCCTGATCGCAGAAGTTTGTCAAAAAGTGTTTCCCCTGATGGGTCTCCCAAACGTATTAGAAGAGGGCGAGGTTTCAGTGACCGTTACTCTTATGCTCGGCGATATAGAACACCTTCTCCAGATCGTTCTCCTGTTAGATCATACCGTTATGGTAGAGGTGACCGAGACAG ATATTCAAGTTACAGGAGGTATTCGCCGAGGCGTTACAGAAGTCCACCAAGAGGAAGAACTCCTCCCAG ATATAGGGGGAGGAGAAGCAGAACAAGGAGTGCATCTGTATCACGAAGCCCTCGCTATCGTAGCCGTCGATACAGTCCCAATCGCAGCCCAGTTCCCAGCCGTTCCCCAGTTGACGCACCTAGGTCTCGCGGCTCTCCACGAGGTAATAGGCGAAGGTCTCCTTCTCGAAGCCGGAGCCCATCAGTGTCAAAGTCCTCATTGGACTCTCAGTCTCCCAAAAGGATTAGCAGAGACAGGTCAAAGTCATCATCAGGAAGTCCTGCTTTGAAGAGGCGCTTGGTGTCATATGAAGATGGTTCCCCTTGA
- the LOC126679932 gene encoding peptidyl-prolyl cis-trans isomerase CYP95 isoform X4, with protein sequence MSIADRDTLGSHFIVTFKANHQLDRKHVVFGKLVQGDEVLKKIENAGDEEGRPLVTVKIINCGEFVEGIENKKIQKLKMGKDNLSDSNSHEARKKGKQKKSSRDRKKKRRRHYSSESESSSDSETESDSDSDSDLYTSSSSDLSSSSDEKRKKRKRSSKKDKHRRGKRRDKRRDKRRKRRDKRSKRRTKRGSESYTDTESENESSSGDDALDAPDKDRRRKDPSLKSAKNQSTIVLEEESASLPYKTAEKPDMLEREEGESPKENGVRRSNGIQADLSDRSEDRQPDVVDDHPSKSRSRSISPKRTLSKSMSISPKRSLSKSPSVSPRRSMSRSRGASRSPPQVSRRSFSRSPARNGGRRTPARSVSRSPDRNTRDISKSPVRSRSRRTPSRSPVRSHSRRTSSRSPVRQRSKSRSPPRTSSRKSVSRSPVRSARRGISRSPVRSSRRTASPSPVRTVRRSISRSPVRSRRSISRSPVRSRRSISRSPIRSRRSISRSSGRLPLKRSASRSPVRASSKHNRRSYSRSPSPVRRPRSPPDRRSLSKSVSPDGSPKRIRRGRGFSDRYSYARRYRTPSPDRSPVRSYRYGRGDRDRYSSYRRYSPRRYRSPPRGRTPPRYRGRRSRTRSASVSRSPRYRSRRYSPNRSPVPSRSPVDAPRSRGSPRGNRRRSPSRSRSPSVSKSSLDSQSPKRISRDRSKSSSGSPALKRRLVSYEDGSP encoded by the exons ATGTCAATTGCTGATCGCGACACTTTAGGATCTCattttattgttacttttaagGCTAATCATCAACTTGATAG GAAGCATGTAGTCTTTGGGAAGCTTGTGCAAGGTGATGAGGTACtgaagaaaattgaaaatgCAGGTGATGAAGAAGGGAGACCATTGGTGACggtgaaaataataaattgtgGTGAATTTGTGGAGG GTATAGAAAACAAGAAAATTCAAAAACTGAAAATGGGAAAGGATAATTTGTCAGATTCTAACAGTCATGAAGCTCGGAAGAAAGGGAagcaaaaaaaatcatcaagagacagaaagaagaagagaagacgACATTATTCATCTGAGTCAGAGAGCTCATCTGATTCTGAAACAGAATCAGACTCTGACAGTGATTCTGACTTGTATACATCATCCTCCTCTGATCTTAGTTCATCAAGCGATGAAAAGCGTAAGAAGAGAAAGAGATCTTCTAAGAAAGACAAGCATAGACGTGGAAAAAGAAGAGACAAACGCCGTGATAAAAGGCGAAAGAGACGTGATAAGCGATCTAAGCGTAGAACAAAAAG AGGGTCTGAAAGTTATACTGATACGGAGAGTGAAAATGAAAGTAGCTCTGGTGATGACGCTCTTGATGCTCCTGATAAAGATCGAAGGCGTAAAGACCCTTCCCTGAAATCAG CGAAGAATCAGTCTACTATAGTTTTGGAGGAAGAATCTGCTTCCCTTCCCTATAAAACAGCAGAAAAACCAGATATGCTCGAAAGGGAAGAGGGTGAATCACCAAAGGAGAATGGAGTGCGCAGGAGCAATGGCATTCAGGCGGATTTATCTGACAGAAGtgaagatagacaacctgaTGTGGTAGATGATCACCCAAGCAAATCTAG GAGCCGAAGCATTAGTCCCAAGAGGACCTTGAGTAAGAGTATGAGTATTAGTCCCAAGAGGAGTCTCAGCAAGAGCCCAAGTGTTAGTCCAAGGAGAAGCATGAGCAGGAGTCGTGGTGCTAGCAGAAGCCCCCCTCAAGTTTCTCGAAGGAGTTTCAGCAGAAGTCCTGCTAGAAATGGTGGCAGGCGGACTCCAGCTAGAAGCGTCAGTAGAAGCCCAGACAGAAATACTAGAGATATTAGCAAGAGCCCTGTGAGATCGCGTTCCAGAAGGACCCCAAGCAGGAGCCCTGTAAGATCTCATTCCCGAAGAACCTCAAGCAGGAGCCCTGTACGTCAACGAAGCAAGAGCAGGAGCCCACCTAGGACATCATCTCGAAAGTCTGTTAGCAGAAGCCCAGTTAGATCTGCTAGGAGAGGAATAAGTAGAAGCCCTGTTAGATCTTCTCGGAGAACTGCTAGCCCAAGCCCTGTTAGAACTGTTCGGAGAAGCATTAGCAGAAGCCCTGTTAGATCTCGGAGAAGCATCAGCAGAAGCCCTGTTAGATCTCGGAGAAGCATCAGCAGAAGCCCAATTAGATCTCGGAGAAGCATCAGCAGAAGCTCGGGTAGGCTTCCTTTAAAAAGAAGTGCTAGTAGAAGTCCAGTTAGGGCTTCAAGTAAGCATAATCGCCGCAGCTATTCAAGGAGCCCTAGTCCTGTACGCAGGCCAAGATCTCCTCCTGATCGCAGAAGTTTGTCAAAAAGTGTTTCCCCTGATGGGTCTCCCAAACGTATTAGAAGAGGGCGAGGTTTCAGTGACCGTTACTCTTATGCTCGGCGATATAGAACACCTTCTCCAGATCGTTCTCCTGTTAGATCATACCGTTATGGTAGAGGTGACCGAGACAG ATATTCAAGTTACAGGAGGTATTCGCCGAGGCGTTACAGAAGTCCACCAAGAGGAAGAACTCCTCCCAG ATATAGGGGGAGGAGAAGCAGAACAAGGAGTGCATCTGTATCACGAAGCCCTCGCTATCGTAGCCGTCGATACAGTCCCAATCGCAGCCCAGTTCCCAGCCGTTCCCCAGTTGACGCACCTAGGTCTCGCGGCTCTCCACGAGGTAATAGGCGAAGGTCTCCTTCTCGAAGCCGGAGCCCATCAGTGTCAAAGTCCTCATTGGACTCTCAGTCTCCCAAAAGGATTAGCAGAGACAGGTCAAAGTCATCATCAGGAAGTCCTGCTTTGAAGAGGCGCTTGGTGTCATATGAAGATGGTTCCCCTTGA